TGGTGGAGGTAAAATTAATATTCAAAATTGGCCAATTTTCGGGATGTATCAACCCGATGCAATTAGCTCTTTTCAAATTGCTGATAAGACCTATTATATCACAGCCAATGAAGGAGATGCGCGGATTCGTCCTACAGCAAATGGTACTTTTGGTAATGAAGGATCACTATTTAACGAAGAAGCAAGAGTTTCTAGTTTAAATCTTGATCCTACAGCTTTTCCTAATGCTACTGAGTTGAAAAAACCGGAAAATTTAGGACGTTTAACCGTTACCAATAAACTAGGAGATACCGACGGAGACGGAGACTTTGATAAACTCTATGCTTACGGCACTCGTTCCTTCTCAATTTGGGATGATCAAGGTAAATTAGTATATGACAGTGGCGACCAAATTGAACAAATTCTCAAACAACAAACGCCTACATTCTTTAATGCTAATAATGGTTCAGCCACTGAATTTGATACTCGTTCCGATAATAAAGGACCTGAACCAGAAAGTGCAATTGTTGGCGTAATTAATGGTATTCTTTATGGATTCGTTGGCTTAGAACGGGCTGGCGGTGGGGTGATGGTATATAATCTTAGCAACCCCACTGCACCTCAATTTGTTCAGTATATTAGAACCGAAGGTGATGTCTCTCCTGAAGGCTTAAAATTTATCTCTGCCGAAAATAGTCCCAATTTTCGTCCCATGCTGGCAGTTTCTAATGAAGTTAGTAATACCGTTAGCTTTTATGAAATAGCTTCCCAACCAAAGTTAACGACTTATGAATTTCAAAATCTACCCAAATTAGGCACAACTTCCACCGGACAAGATATACTTTTGGGCGGTTTTTCTGGATTGTATTTCCAAGGTGTAGCAGATAATGGCAATCTCAAATTTGTTACTAATACAGATCGTGGTCCCAATGGTGAACCCACTGGTCAAAATAGACCGTTTTTATTACCCAATTTTCAACCAGAAATAGTCAGTTTTGAACTCAATCAAACGACTAATCAAATCACAATTACCAAAAGAACTGGGTTATTTCGTGAAGATGGTACAACTCCATTAACTGGACTTCCCAATGTCCAAGCTGGGGCTGGTGGAACAGCTTACACTGATGAAATTGGCGTTGATTTAAATGGTCAAATCTTACCTAATGATACTTTAGGGGCTGATGTCGAAGGTATCGTGATTGCACCAAATGGCAACTATTGGCTGGTGGATGAATATCGTCCCGGAATTTACCATTTTGATGTCAATGGGAAGTTACTTGATCGTTTTGTTCCCCAAGGAACAGCAGCAGCCACAGAACCAGATCAACCCGCAGGGACTTTTGGAACTGAGGTATTACCCGCAGTTTACGCCCAAAGACGGGCAAATCGCGGCTTTGAAGCAATAGCACTAGAAGGTAACAAGTTATATGCTTTTATTCAAAGTCCAATTGATAATCCCGATAATGGCACTGATACAACCTCCAGAAATTCCCGTAATTTGCGAATTTTGGAATTTGACATAGTTTCTAAACAGGTAACTGGTGAATATCTCTATCTCTTGGATGATATTACAGGCAGTGGTAATGCCAAAACTGATAAAATCGGTGATGCTGTTGCCTTGGGTAATGGTAAATTTGCCGTTGTAGAACGAGATGATAGAAGTGATAATACTTCCAATAAACTTATCTATCAAATAGATTTAGCAGCAGCGACTAATATCAATAATCCTGCTAACTTTACTTTGCCAAGTGCTAAGACTATTGAACAATTAAGCCCGGCTGAATTAACTACCGCTGGAATTATTGCTGCTAACAAAACTTTAATTGTTAATGCAGCCCAAATAGGTTACACCGGGGTTGAAAAATTAGAAGGTTTGGCATTAGTTGCCCCCAATATTCTCGCTGTGATTAATGATAATGATTTTAATGTTGCTGGCACAACAATTCCTGAAAAATTAGGCATTATTGAACTAGCAAATAATCTACCTGTTACTATTAGTGGTACTTCTGGAAACGATGTATTATTAGCATCTGCCGGCGGTTATACTCTCCTGGGTTTAGCAGGTAATGACTCCATTGATGGTGTCACAGGAACAGGTGACAATATCCTAGATGGTGGTGAAGGTGATGATGAAATCTTTGCTAAGGAAAATGATACGGCTTTAGGTGGTTCAGGCAATGATCAAATATTCTCCGATGGTCAAGGTAATAATATTTTATCAGGTGGTGAAGGCAATGATCAAATATTCCCTGATCAGAATGACAAAGTATTTAGTGATGCTGGTAATGATATAATTTACTCCGGTCTTGGTGGTAACACCTTAACAGGTGGTGATGGTCAAGATACCTTTTGGTTAGCTAATGCTGCATATCTGCAAAGTCCCAACATAATTACCGATTTTAATCCAGCACAAGATTTATTAAACGTTAATGTTGATGGGTTTAAGGACATAAATCAACTTACACTTTCACCCCAGGGAGATTACACCTTAATTAGTGCGAATAGTAATCCCTTAGCTATTCTGAAGAATTATGAATTACCACAGTTTGCTATCACCTCAGCTTCAGCAACAGAAGGAAATATCATAATTTTCACTGTCACTCGGACAGGAAATAATTCATCTTCACAAAGTGTAACTGTAACTACCTCTATTGCTACAGGTGATACAGCCAGTGATACTGACTTGACTGCAAAAACAGCAACTTTGACTTTTGCACCGGGAGAGACTACTACAACCTTTGCTGTCCAAACAACTCCAGATGTCCTGTTTGAAGGAAATGAGACATTTACTGTCAGTTTAAGCAATCCTACAAATGTATCAATCATTAGTTCTACAAACGCCACAGCCCAGGGAACTATTACTAATGATGACGCTGCACCCAATGACCCAACGGATGATAACAAAAAACCAAATCTGCAAAGCTTCACCCAAAATGGACAAGAAGATCAAATAATAAGTTTTGGTATTGGAGACTTCAAAGACAAGGGTAAATACCAAGACGAAGACAATAATGATTTAATGGCAATTAAGGTAGTAAGTTTACCAACCGCTGGAAGCCTAACCTTTGTGAACGGTCAACAAGTGACTAAAAATCAAGAGATATTAGTTAATGACCTAGCTAATCTGCGATATAATCCCGTTGTTAATGCTAATGGTAATGTTGCCACATTGACAGTAGCAGCGATTGATAATGGTACTCCAAAAGTAGAATCTGATCCTGCTACCATCACAATCAATCTGACTCCGGTAAATGATCCTCCCGTTGCAAAAAATGATCAATTATCTGTCAGTCAAGGAAGTGCGGGAACTATCAACCCTTTAAACAATGATAGTGACCCTGAAGGAGATAGTTTAAAGCTCACCGGCAAAACCGACGGTAAATATGGCAAAGTAGATATCAATGGCAATAATTTGACCTATACGCTGTTAGATGGCAATTATTTGGGCAATGATGTCTTTAGTTACACTGTCTCTGATGGTAGTCTTTCCGCAAGTGCTGATGTTAGGGTGACGGTTACGGGTAAAGCTACAACTGCCACAGTAGCACCAACTCAGCTAATCTCAATTGCTCCTGTTGATAAACTGATTCCCAAGGAAGCAGGTACATTAACTGGTATTGTTGATAAATTGGGCTACGAATTTCCTAATAACTACAACCCATCCCTTGTCAAAAACTCCCTGCAAAATGCCCTAAATCAGACCACCGCAGCTTTTAATAATCTGTTCGGTCTCTATGAGGTGGATGATGTAACGGGGTCTGTAAATGGCATTAAACCCGGGGAAATCGGTTATGCGAAAGCCGCTTTGAGTAAGGTAGTAGATAACTTTATTGTGCGGGTAGGGGGTTCAAGTAGTGGTGCTGCGAGTGATGTCATTGTCAATGGTGGTAAAATCTATTCTCCCTTTGTAATTGCCAATGGTGGTAACTTCTCCGGTAATCTCCAAGCAGCAATTAATGCTTTCTTTGCTGCGAACCCTAATAATAGCCCAGCTAATGCCCAAAATTACACGACTTTACCTGTAGCCTATTTTAGCTTTGGGGTAGCTAACCCGGACGGTGCGGCTCATTTAAGAAGTTTTGGGAATAATACCTTTGGTTTTGAAGATTTACCTGCGGGTGTGGGGGTAAGTGACTACGATTTTAATGATGCGGTTTTCTCCTTTGGAGCGATAGCGTAAGCACTATTTGATTCTCCGGGTAGGGGTAAGAGACTTCCAATTAAAAAAATATCCCAAAATTTCTTGTGGTGCGGGCATACTTCGACAAGCTCAGTACGAGTCTTGCCCGCTAATCATCAAGGATGGGCAAGAGGCAAGAGTGAAGAGGGTTTGGGCGATTTTACGTTTCTTTACGCAGTTTGGTTTTATTGTGTTCACCTAATTATTCGCATATTCACAATTATTGTCTTTTGTCAAGCAGCACAACAATACCATTTTCTACAACCTTTATCTTGTCTGTTTTTCAGCCATGTTAAGTAAAGATGTGGGTAATGGATAGGTGGAGAGGGGGTAAAATAGTAAAATGACAGGTGTTGCTGTTATTGTCCATAAAACAACTATCACCAAAATATATGACAACCAACCCACCAATTCTCACTTATACTCTGGAAGAAATATTATCTCGTTTGGATCAAAAGATAGAGAAGCAATTTACCGAAGTTAACCAAAAAATGGATCGGCAATTTGCTGAAGTCAATCAAAAAATGGAGAAGCAATTTGCTGAAGTCAATCAAAAACTAGAAATTATTGATGGTAGACTAAATAAACTGGAAATTGGACAGGCAGAATTATCAGGGGAAATTAAAACCCTAGATGGAAAACTATCAGGGGAAATTAAAACCCTAGAAGAAAAAGTTATTGGTATTGATAAAAGACTAGATAACCAAGAATTTATTAATCGTGGAGTTCTAGTAGCAGTGATTATAGCCTTAATCAGTGGAGTAGTCAAACTATTCGGTTTCTTCCCCACTGGTAAAATCTGAAAACCTTAACGGAATAAAATAGTTCCCTGGGAGGTTAGTGTAGCTTTTATTACAAAAAGCCAGTAAAAAGGTGACAGCCAAATATTAGGGTGTGTTAGCGACTAGTAACGCACCATTGGTAAAGACTTTGGGTGTAGTATAGCGATCGCTATATAATATAGTAACGCACCATTTTAAATCATTATCCTGTACATCCTTTCATCCTGGATATCCTGATTCAGTTTGTCCTATTCTAGATCCTGATCATCGTCTCTGTACTTAGCTGCTAAGTTCAATTGTCAAAGCTAGTTGATAGAGATAGCGACGAGATAAACCCGTATCCTTTGCTATCTCACGACTAGCTTGAGAACGAGAAATACCCTGTTTAATCATTGATAATAGTTCGTTTTTTAATTCGGTTTCTGTGAGTTGAGGCTTACTAGGTGGATTTCCAGCTACTAAAAGAGTATATTCTCCCTGGGGTTCTTTGTCTTGGTAATGGGTAATCCCCTCGGCAATTGTTCCCCGCCAAAATTCTTCGTATAATTTCGTCAGTTCTCGTGCTATAACTAGAGAGCGATCGCTTCCCAAGATTGCCCCCAAATCTACTAAAGTATCCCGCAACCGGTGAGGTGATTCATAAAAAACCAAAGTTCGAGATTCACCTTGCAAAGATTCCAAATATTTCTGGCGTTGTTGACTTTTAGCTGGTAAAAAACCATCAAAAATAAACCTATCTGTGGGTAATCCAGCCGCACTCAAAGCCGTAATTACAGCACTTGCACCGGGGATAGGAACAACAGTAATCCCCTCATCAATACAAGCCTTAATTAACTCATATCCTGGGTCAGAAATTCCTGGCATTCCCGCATCACTTACCAAAGCGATCGCTTTTCCAAATTGTAACTGTTCTAATAATTCGGGAATACGAGTATTACTATTATGTTCATGGTAACTAACTTGGGGAGTTTTCACTTGAAAATGTTGTAATAATCTGCCTGTGTGGCGTGTATCTTCCGCCGCAATTATATCCACTGCTTGTAAAATTCTCACCGCTCTAAAAGTCATATCTTCTAGATTACCAATGGGTGTAGCGACAATATAAAGTGTTCCTGGTTTTGGTTCAGTTTGCATATTAATTTTGAACACGGATTCAACGGATTAAGGGATTTCACAGATTAGATAATCTTGCATATAATTTAACTTGTTGGTGAATTTTCTTCACTTTTCCAAAAGTATTATTTAACAAGATCTCTAAATTTTCTGGTCAAGGTTCAGTTTGCATATTAATTTTGAACACGGATTCAACGGATTAAGGGATTTCACAGATTAGATAATCTTGCATATAATTTAACTTGTTGGTGAATTTTCTTCACTTTTCCAAAAGTATTATTTAACAAAATCTCTAAACTTTCTGGTCAAGGATCAATATCAGGAAAATTAACATTATATACATCTTTAATTATACATGATATCATCTAGTGAAAATTCAAATGCAAATTAGCAATGAGCAAATCTGGCTTATTTGTCGGTTTAATTACCTTAGATTTCATTTATCTCGCGGATTCTCCCCCCCAAAATAATCAAAAATTAGTTGCCACTGACTATACTATAGCAGCAGGGGGACCCGCAACAAACGCCGCCGTCACCTTCAGTCATTTAAACAACCAATCTACAGTTTTAGGTGTATTGGGTTCGCACCATATCACACAGCTAATTTGTAGCGATTTAGAGAATTACCAAATTGCAATTATTGACTTAGACCCCTACAGGAAAACACCGCCACCTGTCTCTTCAATTATTGTTACCCAAGGTACAGGTGAAAGAGCGGTAATTTCTATTAATGCCGTTAAAACTCAGGCAAATATTACTTCTATCCCTGCCAATATTTTACAAGATATTGATATTGTATTAATTGACGGACATCAAATGGAGGTCAGCAAAATTATTGCCCAAACTGCTAATATTCAGAATATTCCAGTTGTTATTGATGGTGGTAGCTGGAAACCAGGATTTGCAGAAATATTACCCTTTGTCAATTATGCTATTTGTTCTGCTAATTTCTATCCACCTAACTGCAAAAATCAGGAAGACGTTTTTGCCTATTTGCAAAATTTTAACATTCCTTATATTGCCATTACTCAAGGGGAAAACCCCATTCAATACTTAACTCGTGATCAGTCTGGTGTAGTTAATGTGCCAAAAATACAGTCCGTTGATACACTGGGCGCAGGAGACATTTTTCACGGTGCTTTCTGTCACTACATCCTGGAAACGAATTTTATAGAAGCATTAGCACTAGCTGGAAATACTGCTGCGGAGGCGTGTAAACATTTTGGTACGCGAACTTGGTGAAATTTAAACGTCTAAGTCTAATGCTTAGAGGATGTTTGAAAAGTCTTTAATGTATAAATAAACCCCTCTGGTAAACCTCTCCCCGATGCGGGGAGAGGCTTTGAAACCCCCATTCCCTCCTAGGGACTTCCAAATAAAAAAATACTCAACCACCTAACGCAAAAATCTCTCAAACCCTTATTCCTCTGTGTCCTCTGCGCCTCTGTGGTTCGTTAATCAGGATAATTTATTTCTTGGAAGTCCCCTAGAGAAGGGGGGTTAGGTTTCTGGAGATTATCGGTTTCATCTAATACTTTTCAAACAACCTCTTAGAGGGTGTTTGAAAAGTCATGATTGCTGTATCAAATGTTTTACCCCTCCCTAACCCTCCTCTTATAAAGGCTATCGTGTACACACAAGTTAAATTACCCCCCTTAATCCCCCCTTATCAAGCCCCTTATCAAGGGGGGAAACCGGAATCTTGTCCCCTCCCCAAAGCATCGGGGAGGGTTAGGGTGGGGTAATTTGAGGAATAATAGACATCTCCGAAAATTAAATGTGCGTCGTTTGAAACCCTTGTAGAGACGTTCCATGGAACGTCTCTACAATCTTTACCGGAGAAGTCTAATGGTGATTCGATAACTTGTGTGTACACCGTAGCCTTATAACTGGTATAACTGATGGATATAGACTGAAACTCTCTATAGAATCTCCGCGTCTAAAGACCCGGAGAGTGTTAACCAAATTTGTCCCCAAATGAAAGACTTATCTGAAATATTAACAATTGCACGGAAGGTAGGTTGGGGTGCGGCCAGTCTCCTGAGTTCTTATTATCACGGTACTGCTGACGCACCAAATTTAGATATCCAGTATAAAGACAGCGAACCCGTTACAGTGGCAGACTTAGCCGTTAGTGAATATATCTTGTCACAGTTACAAGCTGCTTTAGGTAATGAAGACTTTGGATATATCAGCGAAGAAACTCATAAATCACAACAGGGAAAAAATCCTGCTGAGTGGGTATGGATTATTGATCCATTAGATGGAACAAGAGATTTTATCAACAAAACCGGAGAATATGCAATTCATATTGCCTTAATTCAAGGAACACAGACAATGTTAGCCGTCGTGGCAGTTCCAGAGGCACAAAAGTTATATTATGCTACTAGAGGTAGTGGAACTTTTATCGAAACTGCAACAGGTTCTTTGCCTGTGCGACTGAACTCCCGTAAAAATATCCAGGATCTAATTTTGGTGGTTAGTCGCTCACACCGCAACGATAGGTTAGAATATCTATTACAGCACCTGCCCTATCAAAATCAAAAAGCAATTGGTAGCGTCGGTTGCAAAATTGCCGCGATACTTGAACAGCAAGCAGATGTTTACATTTCCCTTTCCGGTAAATCCGCACCTAAAGACTGGGATATGGCTGCTCCTGAACTAATCTTGACAGAAGCAGGTGGTAATTTTACCCACTTTGACTGCACGCCATTAGAATATAACACTGGCGACATTCATCAATGGGGGGAATTACTAGCGAGTAATTATCAAAATCATGAGGTACTGTGTCAAGAAGCGCAAAGCATTCTCACACGGTTTACAAAATGAACGCGGTAGCGTTGGGAGCTTCGCGTCTTCAGACCGAAGGGGAAAACGCACAGGGGCTAATTGATTGCCTTCAATATTAGTGATATACTCAAAACGGCTAGAAGCCGGACTTTTTTATCATACAAAGAACAAGTTCAAAGCCTCTCCAGTATTAAATATTATTCCTTTTCCCTCTCCTCTTAGGAGAGTGTCAACGAAACAGTATTTGTCGTGGAGAATTTCCTGACAATGCTGGTGGTTTTGTTGGGAAAATTTGTTCGTTATGGGTTAATATTCTCATGTAGTGCTATACTTGGGGATATCAAAGATTATTTTCGGTTGAGTAAGTCGTTTGAAGATTTTTTTAAATACGTCTCTCCGAATCTAACTCTCTACACTCTCTGGTTTGGGAGTAGTAGTAGCGGCGATCGCTACTAAGTCCAGTAAAAAAAAATTAAAATCTAGAGTATCCAGCAGATACAGTCTCCCGCTAAGCGCTGCTGGAGTATTTTA
The DNA window shown above is from Anabaena sp. WA102 and carries:
- a CDS encoding sugar kinase — encoded protein: MSKSGLFVGLITLDFIYLADSPPQNNQKLVATDYTIAAGGPATNAAVTFSHLNNQSTVLGVLGSHHITQLICSDLENYQIAIIDLDPYRKTPPPVSSIIVTQGTGERAVISINAVKTQANITSIPANILQDIDIVLIDGHQMEVSKIIAQTANIQNIPVVIDGGSWKPGFAEILPFVNYAICSANFYPPNCKNQEDVFAYLQNFNIPYIAITQGENPIQYLTRDQSGVVNVPKIQSVDTLGAGDIFHGAFCHYILETNFIEALALAGNTAAEACKHFGTRTW
- a CDS encoding 3'(2'),5'-bisphosphate nucleotidase CysQ family protein, whose protein sequence is MKDLSEILTIARKVGWGAASLLSSYYHGTADAPNLDIQYKDSEPVTVADLAVSEYILSQLQAALGNEDFGYISEETHKSQQGKNPAEWVWIIDPLDGTRDFINKTGEYAIHIALIQGTQTMLAVVAVPEAQKLYYATRGSGTFIETATGSLPVRLNSRKNIQDLILVVSRSHRNDRLEYLLQHLPYQNQKAIGSVGCKIAAILEQQADVYISLSGKSAPKDWDMAAPELILTEAGGNFTHFDCTPLEYNTGDIHQWGELLASNYQNHEVLCQEAQSILTRFTK
- a CDS encoding choice-of-anchor I family protein, producing MNSIQLNHIGTIKLSGAEISDFDPISQRLFVTGESANKPVLQVVDVSDANNPTQVTNIDLSSLGAGIQSVAVRKGIGTGNSIVAIAISANISTDPGKIAFYDAVTLTKISEVTVGALPDMITFTADGSKLLVTNEGEPSENYAIDPEGSISIIDVSGNIASLDNSKVTTANFTAFNGQKETLTAAGVRLFGLNATVAQDLEPEYIAVSPDGKTAFVTLQENNAFAVLDIATASITKIVPLGFKDHNLPGNGLDASDRDVNGTSSGGGKINIQNWPIFGMYQPDAISSFQIADKTYYITANEGDARIRPTANGTFGNEGSLFNEEARVSSLNLDPTAFPNATELKKPENLGRLTVTNKLGDTDGDGDFDKLYAYGTRSFSIWDDQGKLVYDSGDQIEQILKQQTPTFFNANNGSATEFDTRSDNKGPEPESAIVGVINGILYGFVGLERAGGGVMVYNLSNPTAPQFVQYIRTEGDVSPEGLKFISAENSPNFRPMLAVSNEVSNTVSFYEIASQPKLTTYEFQNLPKLGTTSTGQDILLGGFSGLYFQGVADNGNLKFVTNTDRGPNGEPTGQNRPFLLPNFQPEIVSFELNQTTNQITITKRTGLFREDGTTPLTGLPNVQAGAGGTAYTDEIGVDLNGQILPNDTLGADVEGIVIAPNGNYWLVDEYRPGIYHFDVNGKLLDRFVPQGTAAATEPDQPAGTFGTEVLPAVYAQRRANRGFEAIALEGNKLYAFIQSPIDNPDNGTDTTSRNSRNLRILEFDIVSKQVTGEYLYLLDDITGSGNAKTDKIGDAVALGNGKFAVVERDDRSDNTSNKLIYQIDLAAATNINNPANFTLPSAKTIEQLSPAELTTAGIIAANKTLIVNAAQIGYTGVEKLEGLALVAPNILAVINDNDFNVAGTTIPEKLGIIELANNLPVTISGTSGNDVLLASAGGYTLLGLAGNDSIDGVTGTGDNILDGGEGDDEIFAKENDTALGGSGNDQIFSDGQGNNILSGGEGNDQIFPDQNDKVFSDAGNDIIYSGLGGNTLTGGDGQDTFWLANAAYLQSPNIITDFNPAQDLLNVNVDGFKDINQLTLSPQGDYTLISANSNPLAILKNYELPQFAITSASATEGNIIIFTVTRTGNNSSSQSVTVTTSIATGDTASDTDLTAKTATLTFAPGETTTTFAVQTTPDVLFEGNETFTVSLSNPTNVSIISSTNATAQGTITNDDAAPNDPTDDNKKPNLQSFTQNGQEDQIISFGIGDFKDKGKYQDEDNNDLMAIKVVSLPTAGSLTFVNGQQVTKNQEILVNDLANLRYNPVVNANGNVATLTVAAIDNGTPKVESDPATITINLTPVNDPPVAKNDQLSVSQGSAGTINPLNNDSDPEGDSLKLTGKTDGKYGKVDINGNNLTYTLLDGNYLGNDVFSYTVSDGSLSASADVRVTVTGKATTATVAPTQLISIAPVDKLIPKEAGTLTGIVDKLGYEFPNNYNPSLVKNSLQNALNQTTAAFNNLFGLYEVDDVTGSVNGIKPGEIGYAKAALSKVVDNFIVRVGGSSSGAASDVIVNGGKIYSPFVIANGGNFSGNLQAAINAFFAANPNNSPANAQNYTTLPVAYFSFGVANPDGAAHLRSFGNNTFGFEDLPAGVGVSDYDFNDAVFSFGAIA
- the rsmI gene encoding 16S rRNA (cytidine(1402)-2'-O)-methyltransferase, whose protein sequence is MQTEPKPGTLYIVATPIGNLEDMTFRAVRILQAVDIIAAEDTRHTGRLLQHFQVKTPQVSYHEHNSNTRIPELLEQLQFGKAIALVSDAGMPGISDPGYELIKACIDEGITVVPIPGASAVITALSAAGLPTDRFIFDGFLPAKSQQRQKYLESLQGESRTLVFYESPHRLRDTLVDLGAILGSDRSLVIARELTKLYEEFWRGTIAEGITHYQDKEPQGEYTLLVAGNPPSKPQLTETELKNELLSMIKQGISRSQASREIAKDTGLSRRYLYQLALTIELSS